One window of the Ammospiza nelsoni isolate bAmmNel1 chromosome 2, bAmmNel1.pri, whole genome shotgun sequence genome contains the following:
- the BEND2 gene encoding BEN domain-containing protein 2 encodes MPKSCGDFSVEQRGLGFDRFSPHCSYCFNPDYLCVKTEEEDEALIVDPGDSGLSAQSCVPVQQNSEANSAVHHMSQLAYGSEGLPVLADQTASQMGHSAMRGNGHSPEKMDFVFLRNKRKRLSPAVVEHNVMSTREEEYEDSDSVIYEYEPDYECESILSEASYTGYQQNPLMEVLSYCQAMYDAIQKLDKKFDLLHRKVLEMQHTRIKPFLLKPKPVGFTYRSSSHLPSGKIRVPKHMERDLSLHRSSSGQGRHSPVVRVALPNGHVQVNSKVKHAPQSFQLESQQPVGRQSPPLPTIVSTHSLHSSYTATNGMPDLSPQSNLAPSIVESTVNIASSPVASPSMPAPSEPSQENNAMELNCKNASEDVNISEELPSSSVFINPSFEFVGDPARNVKVLGNHLVKAQQKTKPKYAARHLVRVLFPKKTLLCSVMGASARGRRTLDPNKVAAIREFLATNFPTYDLSERGKDWKTCITNVNSMIRSLRSEAKAKKTEGKEEVSDAPDTSHCVDLNDNEDSGDNSQNSQKMIGSAIDMLQNSELDKFPEAFQTSSVRKHQSLEPMEPLGSPWRNVQLPFSVIYVAKGKTRPELSARFLIRHMFPEEVLVKSNVYGSLDRGMSPLDSNKINALRDFLQENFPSFDLNESGFDWKACVAAINSTIRSLRHELKKATTGTRHRAPSAESPRGSHSRKASGKHLSD; translated from the exons TTTCAACCCAG ATTATTTGTGTGTGAAgactgaggaggaggatgaagctCTGATTGTGGACCCTGGAGACAGCGGGCTGTCTGCACAAAGCTGCGTGCCAGTGCAGCAGAACTCTGAAGCAAACAGTGCTGTTCACCACATGAGTCAACTTGCCTATG GAAGTGAAGGCTTGCCAGTGCTTGCTGATCAGACAGCCTCACAAATGGGCCACTCTGCAATGAGAGGAAATGGTCACAGCCCTgagaaaatggattttgtttttttgcgTAATAAAAGAAAGCGACTTTCTCCTGCTGTAGTGGAGCACAATGTG ATGAGTACCAGGGAAGAAGAATATGAAGATAGTGACAGTGTCATTTATGAGTATGAACCAGACTATGAATGT gaaagcattttatcTGAAGCTTCTTATACTGGATATCAACAGAATCCTCTTATGGAGGTCCTCAGTTATTGCCAG GCCATGTATGATGCCATTCAGAAGCTGGATAAAAAATTTGACCTGCTTCATCGTAAGGTCTTGGAAATGCAGCATACTCGTATAAAGCCATTCTTGCTCAAACCT AAACCAGTTGGATTTACATACAGAAGTTCCAGTCATTTGCCTTCAGGAAAAATAAGAGTACCAAAGCACATGGAAAGAGATTTAAGTCTTCATCGTTCTTCATCAGGCCAGGGAAGGCATAGCCCAGTTGTAAGGGTTGCTTTACCAAATGGCCACGTTCAAGTCAATTCCAAAGTAAAACATGCCCCACAGAGTTTTCAGCTGGAATCTCAGCAGCCTGTTGGAAGGCAGAGCCCACCACTCCCCACTATAGTTTCTACACATTCATTACATTCATCATACACAGCAACTAATGGGATGCCTGACCTTTCACCACAATCAAATCTTGCTCCCAGTATAGTGGAAAGTACTGTCAACATTGCATCTTCACCCGTGGCATCACCATCAATGCCAGCACCGTCTGAGCCCAGTCAGGAGAATAATGCTATGGAGTTGAACTGCAAAAATGCATCTGAGGATGTGAATATTAGTGAAGAACTACCATCTTCTTCAGTCTTCATCAATCCTAGCTTTG AGTTTGTTGGTGACCCAGCAAGAAATGTGAAAGTTCTTGGAAACCATTTGGTGAAGGCTCAGCAAAAGACCAAGCCCAAGTACGCAGCGCGGCACTTGGTGCGCGTCTTGTTCCCCAAGAAGACTCTACTGTGCAGCGTTATGGGAGCGAGTGCGCGGGGGCGCAGGACACTGGATCCAAACAAAGTTGCTGCAATACGAG AATTTCTTGCAACTAACTTTCCAACCTATGATTTGAGTGAGCGTGGAAAAGACTGGAAAACCTGTATCACAAATGTCAATTCTATGATCCGCTCCTTACGCTCCGAAGCCAAAGCAAAG aaaactgaGGGGAAAGAAGAAGTGTCTGATGCTCCTGATACATCTCATTGTGTAGATTTAAATGATAATGAAGATAGTGGAGACAATTCGCAAAATTCTCAGAAAATGATTGGCTCCGCAATTGACATGTTGCAGAATTCAGAATTGGATAAGTTTCCAGAAGCTTTTCAGACATCTTCGGTCAGAAAACATCAGTCTTTGGAACCTATGG AACCCCTTGGGAGCCCATGGCGCAATGTTCAGTTGCCTTTCTCGGTCATTTATGTCGCCAAGGGGAAGACGCGGCCAGAGCTGTCAGCTCGCTTCCTGATTCGTCACATGTTCCCTGAGGAGGTGCTGGTGAAAAGCAACGTGTATGGCAGCCTTGATCGTGGCATGAGCCCACTGGATTCCAATAAAATTAATGCTCTCAGAG ACTTCCTTCAAGAGAATTTTCCATCCTTTGATCTCAATGAAAGTGGGTTTGATTGGAAGGCGTGTGTGGCTGCCATAAACAGCACAATCCGCAGCCTCAGACACGAGCTCAAAAAGGCCACGACTGGAACGCGCCACAGAGCCCCGAGCGCAGAGTCCCCCCGAGGATCCCACAGCCGCAAAGCCAGCGGAAAGCATCTCTCAGATTGA